In Triticum urartu cultivar G1812 chromosome 6, Tu2.1, whole genome shotgun sequence, the following proteins share a genomic window:
- the LOC125512518 gene encoding sucrose:sucrose 1-fructosyltransferase-like, whose product MSMDTGDRGSVPCSYAQLPDDAEAGRTRPGRTGPLCAAVLLTSAAVLLAVAALAGVRLAGQLPAAGVIMSGHPTTVDMAPMSTSSRGPESGVSEKTSGAATVDVHGGMLAADAGGNAFPWSNAMLQWQRTGFHFQPEKNWMNDPNGPVYYKGWYHLFYQYNPDGAIWGNKIAWGHAASRDLLRWRHLPVAMSPDQWYDINGVWSGSATVLPDGRIVMLYTGSTNASVQVQCLAFPTDPSDPLLINWTKYENNPVMYPPPGVGEKDFRDPTTAWFDGSDDTWRLVIGSKDDRHAGMVMTYKTKDFMEYELVPGLLHQVPGTGMWECIDLYPVGGVRGIDMTDAVAASPTNGGDDVLHVMKESSDDDRHDYYALGRYDGAKNTWTPLDVDADLGIGLRYDWGKFYASKTFYDPAKKRRVLWGWVGETDSERADVAKGWASLQSAPRTVVLDTKTGSNLLQWPVEEVETLRTNSTDLGGVTIDRGSVFPLSLHRATQLDIEATFRLDPLDIAVANEADVGYNCSTSGGAAGRGMLGPFGLLVLADARRHGGDAERTAVYFYVARGLDGGLNTHFCHDETRSSCANDIVKRVVGHTVPVLDGEELSVRVLVDHSIVESFAMGGRLTATSRVYPTEAIYANAGVYLFNNATGARVTTTSLVVHEMDSSYNQAYMASL is encoded by the exons ATGTCAATGGACACCGGAGACCGCGGCTCGGTGCCATGCTCCTACGCGCAGTTGCCGGATGATGCCGAGGCCGGGCGCACGCGCCCAGGCCGAACCGGGCCACTGTGCGCGGCGGTTCTCCTGACTTCGGCAGCGGTGCTCCTCGCTGTCGCCGCGCTCGCCGGCGTCAGGCTCGCTGGCCAGCTGCCGGCCGCCGGCGTCATCATGTCCGGCCACCCGACGACAGTTGATATGGCGCCTATGAGCACCAGCAGCAGGGGCCCCGAGTCCGGCGTGTCAGAGAAGACGTCGGGCGCCGCAACCGTCGACGTCCACGGTGGCATGCTTGCCGCAGACGCCGGCGGTAACGCGTTCCCATGGAGCAATGCCATGCTCCAGTGGCAGCGCACCGGCTTCCACTTCCAGCCCGAGAAGAACTGGATGAACGACCCCAACG GTCCGGTGTACTACAAGGGGTGGTATCACCTCTTCTACCAGTACAACCCCGACGGAGCAATATGGGGCAACAAGATAGCGTGGGGCCATGCCGCGTCCCGCGACCTCCTGCGGTGGCGCCACCTCCCCGTGGCAATGTCCCCCGACCAGTGGTACGACATCAACGGTGTTTGGTCAGGCTCCGCTACCGTCCTTCCCGACGGCCGCATCGTCATGCTCTACACCGGCTCAACCAACGCCTCCGTCCAGGTCCAATGCctcgccttccccaccgatccatCTGACCCGTTGTTAATCAACTGGACCAAGTATGAGAACAACCCGGTGATGTACCCACCACCAGGCGTCGGGGAGAAGGACTTCAGGGACCCGACCACTGCGTGGTTTGATGGTTCCGACGACACATGGCGGCTCGTCATCGGCTCCAAGGATGACCGCCATGCCGGCATGGTCATGACCTACAAGACCAAGGATTTCATGGAATACGAGCTTGTCCCCGGGTTGCTTCACCAGGTTCCAGGGACAGGCATGTGGGAGTGCATCGACCTATACCCGGTCGGTGGCGTGAGGGGCATCGACATGACAGACGCGGTGGCGGCATCGCCCACCAATGGCGGCGACGATGTGTTGCACGTGATGAAGGAGAGCTCTGACGATGACCGGCACGACTACTATGCGTTGGGGAGGTATGACGGGGCGAAGAACACATGGACACCGCTGGACGTCGACGCCGATCTCGGCATCGGGCTGAGGTACGACTGGGGGAAGTTCTACGCATCCAAGACGTTCTATGATCCGGCAAAGAAGCGGCGTGTGCTGTGGGGGTGGGTTGGCGAGACCGACTCCGAGCGCGCCGACGTCGCCAAGGGATGGGCCTCGCTCCAG TCGGCCCCTCGCACGGTGGTGCTGGACACCAAGACAGGAAGCAACCTCCTTCAGTGGCCGGTGGAGGAGGTGGAGACGCTCCGGACCAACTCCACTGACCTTGGCGGCGTCACCATTGACCGCGGCTCCGTCTTTCCACTCAGCCTTCATCGCGCCACCCAGCTAGACATCGAGGCCACATTCCGCCTCGATCCGCTAGACATCGCCGTCGCCAACGAGGCCGATGTCGGCTACAATTGCAGCACAAGCGGTGGCGCCGCAGGGCGGGGTATGCTCGGCCCCTTTGGCCTCCTCGTACTTGCCGATGCCAGGCGCCATGGTGGTGACGCGGAGCGTACCGCCGTCTACTTCTATGTCGCCAGGGGCCTCGACGGCGGCTTGAACACACACTTCTGCCACGATGAGACACGCTCATCTTGTGCCAACGACATTGTCAAGAGGGTCGTAGGCCATACCGTGCCGGTACTCGATGGTGAGGAGCTGTCCGTGAGGGTGCTGGTGGATCATTCGATCGTTGAGAGTTTTGCGATGGGTGGGAGGTTGACGGCAACGTCACGGGTATACCCGACGGAGGCCATCTACGCTAACGCCGGGGTGTACCTCTTCAACAATGCCACCGGCGCTCGGGTCACCACCACCAGCCTCGTCGTCCACGAGATGGACTCTTCCTACAACCAAGCCTACATGGCCTCATTGTAA